In Phacochoerus africanus isolate WHEZ1 chromosome 2, ROS_Pafr_v1, whole genome shotgun sequence, one DNA window encodes the following:
- the MBD1 gene encoding methyl-CpG-binding domain protein 1 isoform X18 yields the protein MFKRVGCGECTACQVTEDCGACSTCLLQLPHDVASGLFCKCEQRRCLRIVERSRGCGVCRGCQTREDCGRCRVCLRPPRPGLRRQWKCVQRRCLRHLAHRLRRHHQRCQRRPSLAVAPPAGKHGRRRGGCDSKVAPRRRSRAQPLPPLLPSQPPESPELHPRTLAPSPRAEFIYYCVDEDELQPYTNRRQNRKCGACTACLRRMDCGHCDFCCDKPKFGGSNQKRQKCRWRQCLQFAMKRLLPSVWAGSEDGSEPPPPYPRRKRPGSARRPRLGQTLKPPLATPTARRDHTQTSMKQETGGGFVLPPPGTDLVFLREGASSPVQVPGPAPASTEALLQTVDPGLPAVKQEPPDPEEDKEENKDDSASDLAPEEEAGGAGTPVITEIFSLGGTRLRDTAVWLPRTGNREGKKDVKCGRPRTHWRP from the exons ATGTTTAAG CGTGTGGGCTGTGGGGAGTGCACAGCCTGCCAGGTAACAGAAGACTGTGGGGCCTGCTCCACCTGCCTTCTGCAGTTGCCCCATGACGTGGCATCGGGGCTGTTCTGCAAGTGTGAGCAAAGACGGTGCCTCCGGATTGTGGAAAGG AGCCGAGGATGTGGAGTATGCCGGGGCTGTCAGACCCGAGAGGACTGTGGGCGTTGTCGAGTCTGCCTTCGCCCTCCCCGCCCTGGTCTCAGGCGCCAGTGGAAGTGCGTCCAGCGGCGTTGCTTACGG CACCTTGCCCATCGCCTCCGTCGCCACCATCAGCGATGTCAACGACGCCCTTCCCTAGCTGTGGCTCCCCCTGCT gGTAAACATGGCCGCCGCAGGGGAGGCTGTGACTCCAAGGTAGCTCCACGGCGGCGGTCCCGAGCACAGCCACTGCCTCCGCTTCTCCCGTCACAGCCTCCAGAGTCTCCAGAGCTG CACCCCAGAACCCTGGCCCCCTCGCCACGTGCCGAATTCATCTATTACTGTGTAGACGAGGACGAGCTA CAGCCTTATACGAACCGCCGGCAGAATCGCAAGTGTGGGGCCTGTACAGCCTGCCTGCGGCGGATGGACTGTGGCCACTGTGACTTCTGCTGTGACAAGCCCAAATTTGGGGGCAGCAACCAGAAGCGCCAGAAATGTCGTTGGCGCCAATGCCTGCAGTTTGCTATG AAGCGGCTGCTGCCAAGTGTCTGGGCAGGGTCTGAGGATGGGTCAGAGCCGCCCCCACCTTACCCTCGTCGAAAAAGGCCTGGCTCTGCTCGAAGGCCTCGTCTGGGTCAGACCTTGAAGCCTCccttggccacacctacagcccGACGAGACCATACCCAGACTTCAATGAAGCAGGAAACGGGCGGTGGCTTTGTGCTGCCCCCACCTGGCACTGACCTTGTGTTCTTACGGGAGGGTGCAAGCAGTCCTGTGCAGGTGCCTGGCCCAGCTCCAGCTTCCACAGAAGCTTTGTTGCAG ACAGTAGATCCAGGCCTTCCAGCTGTGAAGCAAGAGCCACCTGACCCTGAGGAGGACAAGGAGGAGAACAAGGATGACTCTGCCTCTGACTTGGCcccagaggaggaggcaggaggggctggcACGCCCGTG ATCACGGAGATTTTCAGCCTGGGTGGAACCCGCCTCCGGGACACAGCAGTCTGGTTGCCAAG
- the MBD1 gene encoding methyl-CpG-binding domain protein 1 isoform X30 gives MAEDWLDCPALGPGWKRREVFRKSGATCGRSDTYYQSPTGDRIRSKVELTRYLGPACDLSLFDFKQGILCYPAPKAHSLAVPSRKRKKPSKPAKARKRQVGPQKSEVRKETPRDETKADANPAPASLPAPGCCENCGISFSGDGTRRQRLKTLCKDCRAQRIAFNREQRMFKRVGCGECTACQVTEDCGACSTCLLQLPHDVASGLFCKCEQRRCLRIVERSRGCGVCRGCQTREDCGRCRVCLRPPRPGLRRQWKCVQRRCLRGKHGRRRGGCDSKVAPRRRSRAQPLPPLLPSQPPESPELQPYTNRRQNRKCGACTACLRRMDCGHCDFCCDKPKFGGSNQKRQKCRWRQCLQFAMKRLLPSVWAGSEDGSEPPPPYPRRKRPGSARRPRLGQTLKPPLATPTARRDHTQTSMKQETGGGFVLPPPGTDLVFLREGASSPVQVPGPAPASTEALLQEAQCPGLSWVVALPQVKQEKADAQEDWTPGTAILTSPVLLPGCPSKTVDPGLPAVKQEPPDPEEDKEENKDDSASDLAPEEEAGGAGTPVITEIFSLGGTRLRDTAVWLPSLQDRQSRREEGCKVWETKDTLAPMSTSWNPRGWPGTHVSLSPPPTSMIWVSCRRSWCPSSQS, from the exons ATGGCTGAGGACTGGCTGGACTGCccggccctgggccctggctggAAGCGCCGTGAGGTCTTTCGAAAGTCAGGTGCCACCTGCGGACGCTCAGACACCTATTACCAGAG CCCCACAGGAGACAGGATCCGAAGCAAAGTTGAGCTCACCCGATACCTGGGCCCTGCGTGCGACCTCTCTCTCTTTGACTTCAAACAAGGCATCTTGTGCTATCCAGCCCCCAAG GCCCATTCCTTGGCTGTCCCCAGCAGGAAGCGGAAGAAGCCTTCAAAGCCAGCCAAGGCTCGGAAACGTCAGGTTGGCCCCCAAAAGAGTGAGGTCAGGAAGGAGACCCCAAGGGATGAGACCAAGGCTGACGCTAACCCAGCCCCAGCTTCACTTCCTGCACCTGG GTGCTGTGAGAACTGTGGAATCAGCTTCTCAGGGGATGGTACCCGAAGGCAGAGGCTCAAGACTTTGTGCAAGGACTGCCGAG cacagagaattgCTTTCAACCGGGAGCAGAGGATGTTTAAG CGTGTGGGCTGTGGGGAGTGCACAGCCTGCCAGGTAACAGAAGACTGTGGGGCCTGCTCCACCTGCCTTCTGCAGTTGCCCCATGACGTGGCATCGGGGCTGTTCTGCAAGTGTGAGCAAAGACGGTGCCTCCGGATTGTGGAAAGG AGCCGAGGATGTGGAGTATGCCGGGGCTGTCAGACCCGAGAGGACTGTGGGCGTTGTCGAGTCTGCCTTCGCCCTCCCCGCCCTGGTCTCAGGCGCCAGTGGAAGTGCGTCCAGCGGCGTTGCTTACGG gGTAAACATGGCCGCCGCAGGGGAGGCTGTGACTCCAAGGTAGCTCCACGGCGGCGGTCCCGAGCACAGCCACTGCCTCCGCTTCTCCCGTCACAGCCTCCAGAGTCTCCAGAGCTG CAGCCTTATACGAACCGCCGGCAGAATCGCAAGTGTGGGGCCTGTACAGCCTGCCTGCGGCGGATGGACTGTGGCCACTGTGACTTCTGCTGTGACAAGCCCAAATTTGGGGGCAGCAACCAGAAGCGCCAGAAATGTCGTTGGCGCCAATGCCTGCAGTTTGCTATG AAGCGGCTGCTGCCAAGTGTCTGGGCAGGGTCTGAGGATGGGTCAGAGCCGCCCCCACCTTACCCTCGTCGAAAAAGGCCTGGCTCTGCTCGAAGGCCTCGTCTGGGTCAGACCTTGAAGCCTCccttggccacacctacagcccGACGAGACCATACCCAGACTTCAATGAAGCAGGAAACGGGCGGTGGCTTTGTGCTGCCCCCACCTGGCACTGACCTTGTGTTCTTACGGGAGGGTGCAAGCAGTCCTGTGCAGGTGCCTGGCCCAGCTCCAGCTTCCACAGAAGCTTTGTTGCAG GAGGCCCAGTGCCCTGGCCTGAGTTGGGTTGTGGCCTTACCCCAGGTGAAGCAAGAGAAGGCGGATGCCCAGGAAGACTGGACACCGGGCACAGCCATCCTGACTTCTCCTGTATTGCTGCCGGGCTGCCCCAGCAAG ACAGTAGATCCAGGCCTTCCAGCTGTGAAGCAAGAGCCACCTGACCCTGAGGAGGACAAGGAGGAGAACAAGGATGACTCTGCCTCTGACTTGGCcccagaggaggaggcaggaggggctggcACGCCCGTG ATCACGGAGATTTTCAGCCTGGGTGGAACCCGCCTCCGGGACACAGCAGTCTGGTTGCCAAG
- the MBD1 gene encoding methyl-CpG-binding domain protein 1 isoform X26 has protein sequence MAEDWLDCPALGPGWKRREVFRKSGATCGRSDTYYQSPTGDRIRSKVELTRYLGPACDLSLFDFKQGILCYPAPKAHSLAVPSRKRKKPSKPAKARKRQVGPQKSEVRKETPRDETKADANPAPASLPAPGCCENCGISFSGDGTRRQRLKTLCKDCRAQRIAFNREQRMFKRVGCGECTACQVTEDCGACSTCLLQLPHDVASGLFCKCEQRRCLRIVERSRGCGVCRGCQTREDCGRCRVCLRPPRPGLRRQWKCVQRRCLRGKHGRRRGGCDSKVAPRRRSRAQPLPPLLPSQPPESPELHPRTLAPSPRAEFIYYCVDEDELPYTNRRQNRKCGACTACLRRMDCGHCDFCCDKPKFGGSNQKRQKCRWRQCLQFAMKRLLPSVWAGSEDGSEPPPPYPRRKRPGSARRPRLGQTLKPPLATPTARRDHTQTSMKQETGGGFVLPPPGTDLVFLREGASSPVQVPGPAPASTEALLQEAQCPGLSWVVALPQVKQEKADAQEDWTPGTAILTSPVLLPGCPSKTVDPGLPAVKQEPPDPEEDKEENKDDSASDLAPEEEAGGAGTPVITEIFSLGGTRLRDTAVWLPSLQDRQSRREEGCKVWETKDTLAPMSTSWNPRGWPGTHVSLSPPPTSMIWVSCRRSWCPSSQS, from the exons ATGGCTGAGGACTGGCTGGACTGCccggccctgggccctggctggAAGCGCCGTGAGGTCTTTCGAAAGTCAGGTGCCACCTGCGGACGCTCAGACACCTATTACCAGAG CCCCACAGGAGACAGGATCCGAAGCAAAGTTGAGCTCACCCGATACCTGGGCCCTGCGTGCGACCTCTCTCTCTTTGACTTCAAACAAGGCATCTTGTGCTATCCAGCCCCCAAG GCCCATTCCTTGGCTGTCCCCAGCAGGAAGCGGAAGAAGCCTTCAAAGCCAGCCAAGGCTCGGAAACGTCAGGTTGGCCCCCAAAAGAGTGAGGTCAGGAAGGAGACCCCAAGGGATGAGACCAAGGCTGACGCTAACCCAGCCCCAGCTTCACTTCCTGCACCTGG GTGCTGTGAGAACTGTGGAATCAGCTTCTCAGGGGATGGTACCCGAAGGCAGAGGCTCAAGACTTTGTGCAAGGACTGCCGAG cacagagaattgCTTTCAACCGGGAGCAGAGGATGTTTAAG CGTGTGGGCTGTGGGGAGTGCACAGCCTGCCAGGTAACAGAAGACTGTGGGGCCTGCTCCACCTGCCTTCTGCAGTTGCCCCATGACGTGGCATCGGGGCTGTTCTGCAAGTGTGAGCAAAGACGGTGCCTCCGGATTGTGGAAAGG AGCCGAGGATGTGGAGTATGCCGGGGCTGTCAGACCCGAGAGGACTGTGGGCGTTGTCGAGTCTGCCTTCGCCCTCCCCGCCCTGGTCTCAGGCGCCAGTGGAAGTGCGTCCAGCGGCGTTGCTTACGG gGTAAACATGGCCGCCGCAGGGGAGGCTGTGACTCCAAGGTAGCTCCACGGCGGCGGTCCCGAGCACAGCCACTGCCTCCGCTTCTCCCGTCACAGCCTCCAGAGTCTCCAGAGCTG CACCCCAGAACCCTGGCCCCCTCGCCACGTGCCGAATTCATCTATTACTGTGTAGACGAGGACGAGCTA CCTTATACGAACCGCCGGCAGAATCGCAAGTGTGGGGCCTGTACAGCCTGCCTGCGGCGGATGGACTGTGGCCACTGTGACTTCTGCTGTGACAAGCCCAAATTTGGGGGCAGCAACCAGAAGCGCCAGAAATGTCGTTGGCGCCAATGCCTGCAGTTTGCTATG AAGCGGCTGCTGCCAAGTGTCTGGGCAGGGTCTGAGGATGGGTCAGAGCCGCCCCCACCTTACCCTCGTCGAAAAAGGCCTGGCTCTGCTCGAAGGCCTCGTCTGGGTCAGACCTTGAAGCCTCccttggccacacctacagcccGACGAGACCATACCCAGACTTCAATGAAGCAGGAAACGGGCGGTGGCTTTGTGCTGCCCCCACCTGGCACTGACCTTGTGTTCTTACGGGAGGGTGCAAGCAGTCCTGTGCAGGTGCCTGGCCCAGCTCCAGCTTCCACAGAAGCTTTGTTGCAG GAGGCCCAGTGCCCTGGCCTGAGTTGGGTTGTGGCCTTACCCCAGGTGAAGCAAGAGAAGGCGGATGCCCAGGAAGACTGGACACCGGGCACAGCCATCCTGACTTCTCCTGTATTGCTGCCGGGCTGCCCCAGCAAG ACAGTAGATCCAGGCCTTCCAGCTGTGAAGCAAGAGCCACCTGACCCTGAGGAGGACAAGGAGGAGAACAAGGATGACTCTGCCTCTGACTTGGCcccagaggaggaggcaggaggggctggcACGCCCGTG ATCACGGAGATTTTCAGCCTGGGTGGAACCCGCCTCCGGGACACAGCAGTCTGGTTGCCAAG
- the MBD1 gene encoding methyl-CpG-binding domain protein 1 isoform X43 has translation MAEDWLDCPALGPGWKRREVFRKSGATCGRSDTYYQSPTGDRIRSKVELTRYLGPACDLSLFDFKQGILCYPAPKAHSLAVPSRKRKKPSKPAKARKRQVGPQKSEVRKETPRDETKADANPAPASLPAPGCCENCGISFSGDGTRRQRLKTLCKDCRAQRIAFNREQRMFKRVGCGECTACQVTEDCGACSTCLLQLPHDVASGLFCKCEQRRCLRIVERSRGCGVCRGCQTREDCGRCRVCLRPPRPGLRRQWKCVQRRCLRGKHGRRRGGCDSKVAPRRRSRAQPLPPLLPSQPPESPELHPRTLAPSPRAEFIYYCVDEDELPYTNRRQNRKCGACTACLRRMDCGHCDFCCDKPKFGGSNQKRQKCRWRQCLQFAMKRLLPSVWAGSEDGSEPPPPYPRRKRPGSARRPRLGQTLKPPLATPTARRDHTQTSMKQETGGGFVLPPPGTDLVFLREGASSPVQVPGPAPASTEALLQVKQEKADAQEDWTPGTAILTSPVLLPGCPSKTVDPGLPAVKQEPPDPEEDKEENKDDSASDLAPEEEAGGAGTPVITEIFSLGGTRLRDTAVWLPRSKDLKKPGARKQ, from the exons ATGGCTGAGGACTGGCTGGACTGCccggccctgggccctggctggAAGCGCCGTGAGGTCTTTCGAAAGTCAGGTGCCACCTGCGGACGCTCAGACACCTATTACCAGAG CCCCACAGGAGACAGGATCCGAAGCAAAGTTGAGCTCACCCGATACCTGGGCCCTGCGTGCGACCTCTCTCTCTTTGACTTCAAACAAGGCATCTTGTGCTATCCAGCCCCCAAG GCCCATTCCTTGGCTGTCCCCAGCAGGAAGCGGAAGAAGCCTTCAAAGCCAGCCAAGGCTCGGAAACGTCAGGTTGGCCCCCAAAAGAGTGAGGTCAGGAAGGAGACCCCAAGGGATGAGACCAAGGCTGACGCTAACCCAGCCCCAGCTTCACTTCCTGCACCTGG GTGCTGTGAGAACTGTGGAATCAGCTTCTCAGGGGATGGTACCCGAAGGCAGAGGCTCAAGACTTTGTGCAAGGACTGCCGAG cacagagaattgCTTTCAACCGGGAGCAGAGGATGTTTAAG CGTGTGGGCTGTGGGGAGTGCACAGCCTGCCAGGTAACAGAAGACTGTGGGGCCTGCTCCACCTGCCTTCTGCAGTTGCCCCATGACGTGGCATCGGGGCTGTTCTGCAAGTGTGAGCAAAGACGGTGCCTCCGGATTGTGGAAAGG AGCCGAGGATGTGGAGTATGCCGGGGCTGTCAGACCCGAGAGGACTGTGGGCGTTGTCGAGTCTGCCTTCGCCCTCCCCGCCCTGGTCTCAGGCGCCAGTGGAAGTGCGTCCAGCGGCGTTGCTTACGG gGTAAACATGGCCGCCGCAGGGGAGGCTGTGACTCCAAGGTAGCTCCACGGCGGCGGTCCCGAGCACAGCCACTGCCTCCGCTTCTCCCGTCACAGCCTCCAGAGTCTCCAGAGCTG CACCCCAGAACCCTGGCCCCCTCGCCACGTGCCGAATTCATCTATTACTGTGTAGACGAGGACGAGCTA CCTTATACGAACCGCCGGCAGAATCGCAAGTGTGGGGCCTGTACAGCCTGCCTGCGGCGGATGGACTGTGGCCACTGTGACTTCTGCTGTGACAAGCCCAAATTTGGGGGCAGCAACCAGAAGCGCCAGAAATGTCGTTGGCGCCAATGCCTGCAGTTTGCTATG AAGCGGCTGCTGCCAAGTGTCTGGGCAGGGTCTGAGGATGGGTCAGAGCCGCCCCCACCTTACCCTCGTCGAAAAAGGCCTGGCTCTGCTCGAAGGCCTCGTCTGGGTCAGACCTTGAAGCCTCccttggccacacctacagcccGACGAGACCATACCCAGACTTCAATGAAGCAGGAAACGGGCGGTGGCTTTGTGCTGCCCCCACCTGGCACTGACCTTGTGTTCTTACGGGAGGGTGCAAGCAGTCCTGTGCAGGTGCCTGGCCCAGCTCCAGCTTCCACAGAAGCTTTGTTGCAG GTGAAGCAAGAGAAGGCGGATGCCCAGGAAGACTGGACACCGGGCACAGCCATCCTGACTTCTCCTGTATTGCTGCCGGGCTGCCCCAGCAAG ACAGTAGATCCAGGCCTTCCAGCTGTGAAGCAAGAGCCACCTGACCCTGAGGAGGACAAGGAGGAGAACAAGGATGACTCTGCCTCTGACTTGGCcccagaggaggaggcaggaggggctggcACGCCCGTG ATCACGGAGATTTTCAGCCTGGGTGGAACCCGCCTCCGGGACACAGCAGTCTGGTTGCCAAG
- the MBD1 gene encoding methyl-CpG-binding domain protein 1 isoform X48 produces MAEDWLDCPALGPGWKRREVFRKSGATCGRSDTYYQSPTGDRIRSKVELTRYLGPACDLSLFDFKQGILCYPAPKAHSLAVPSRKRKKPSKPAKARKRQVGPQKSEVRKETPRDETKADANPAPASLPAPGCCENCGISFSGDGTRRQRLKTLCKDCRAQRIAFNREQRMFKRVGCGECTACQVTEDCGACSTCLLQLPHDVASGLFCKCEQRRCLRIVERSRGCGVCRGCQTREDCGRCRVCLRPPRPGLRRQWKCVQRRCLRGKHGRRRGGCDSKVAPRRRSRAQPLPPLLPSQPPESPELHPRTLAPSPRAEFIYYCVDEDELQPYTNRRQNRKCGACTACLRRMDCGHCDFCCDKPKFGGSNQKRQKCRWRQCLQFAMKRLLPSVWAGSEDGSEPPPPYPRRKRPGSARRPRLGQTLKPPLATPTARRDHTQTSMKQETGGGFVLPPPGTDLVFLREGASSPVQVPGPAPASTEALLQTVDPGLPAVKQEPPDPEEDKEENKDDSASDLAPEEEAGGAGTPVITEIFSLGGTRLRDTAVWLPRSKDLKKPGARKQ; encoded by the exons ATGGCTGAGGACTGGCTGGACTGCccggccctgggccctggctggAAGCGCCGTGAGGTCTTTCGAAAGTCAGGTGCCACCTGCGGACGCTCAGACACCTATTACCAGAG CCCCACAGGAGACAGGATCCGAAGCAAAGTTGAGCTCACCCGATACCTGGGCCCTGCGTGCGACCTCTCTCTCTTTGACTTCAAACAAGGCATCTTGTGCTATCCAGCCCCCAAG GCCCATTCCTTGGCTGTCCCCAGCAGGAAGCGGAAGAAGCCTTCAAAGCCAGCCAAGGCTCGGAAACGTCAGGTTGGCCCCCAAAAGAGTGAGGTCAGGAAGGAGACCCCAAGGGATGAGACCAAGGCTGACGCTAACCCAGCCCCAGCTTCACTTCCTGCACCTGG GTGCTGTGAGAACTGTGGAATCAGCTTCTCAGGGGATGGTACCCGAAGGCAGAGGCTCAAGACTTTGTGCAAGGACTGCCGAG cacagagaattgCTTTCAACCGGGAGCAGAGGATGTTTAAG CGTGTGGGCTGTGGGGAGTGCACAGCCTGCCAGGTAACAGAAGACTGTGGGGCCTGCTCCACCTGCCTTCTGCAGTTGCCCCATGACGTGGCATCGGGGCTGTTCTGCAAGTGTGAGCAAAGACGGTGCCTCCGGATTGTGGAAAGG AGCCGAGGATGTGGAGTATGCCGGGGCTGTCAGACCCGAGAGGACTGTGGGCGTTGTCGAGTCTGCCTTCGCCCTCCCCGCCCTGGTCTCAGGCGCCAGTGGAAGTGCGTCCAGCGGCGTTGCTTACGG gGTAAACATGGCCGCCGCAGGGGAGGCTGTGACTCCAAGGTAGCTCCACGGCGGCGGTCCCGAGCACAGCCACTGCCTCCGCTTCTCCCGTCACAGCCTCCAGAGTCTCCAGAGCTG CACCCCAGAACCCTGGCCCCCTCGCCACGTGCCGAATTCATCTATTACTGTGTAGACGAGGACGAGCTA CAGCCTTATACGAACCGCCGGCAGAATCGCAAGTGTGGGGCCTGTACAGCCTGCCTGCGGCGGATGGACTGTGGCCACTGTGACTTCTGCTGTGACAAGCCCAAATTTGGGGGCAGCAACCAGAAGCGCCAGAAATGTCGTTGGCGCCAATGCCTGCAGTTTGCTATG AAGCGGCTGCTGCCAAGTGTCTGGGCAGGGTCTGAGGATGGGTCAGAGCCGCCCCCACCTTACCCTCGTCGAAAAAGGCCTGGCTCTGCTCGAAGGCCTCGTCTGGGTCAGACCTTGAAGCCTCccttggccacacctacagcccGACGAGACCATACCCAGACTTCAATGAAGCAGGAAACGGGCGGTGGCTTTGTGCTGCCCCCACCTGGCACTGACCTTGTGTTCTTACGGGAGGGTGCAAGCAGTCCTGTGCAGGTGCCTGGCCCAGCTCCAGCTTCCACAGAAGCTTTGTTGCAG ACAGTAGATCCAGGCCTTCCAGCTGTGAAGCAAGAGCCACCTGACCCTGAGGAGGACAAGGAGGAGAACAAGGATGACTCTGCCTCTGACTTGGCcccagaggaggaggcaggaggggctggcACGCCCGTG ATCACGGAGATTTTCAGCCTGGGTGGAACCCGCCTCCGGGACACAGCAGTCTGGTTGCCAAG
- the MBD1 gene encoding methyl-CpG-binding domain protein 1 isoform X32, with translation MAEDWLDCPALGPGWKRREVFRKSGATCGRSDTYYQSPTGDRIRSKVELTRYLGPACDLSLFDFKQGILCYPAPKAHSLAVPSRKRKKPSKPAKARKRQVGPQKSEVRKETPRDETKADANPAPASLPAPGCCENCGISFSGDGTRRQRLKTLCKDCRAQRIAFNREQRMFKRVGCGECTACQVTEDCGACSTCLLQLPHDVASGLFCKCEQRRCLRIVERSRGCGVCRGCQTREDCGRCRVCLRPPRPGLRRQWKCVQRRCLRHLAHRLRRHHQRCQRRPSLAVAPPAGKHGRRRGGCDSKVAPRRRSRAQPLPPLLPSQPPESPELHPRTLAPSPRAEFIYYCVDEDELPYTNRRQNRKCGACTACLRRMDCGHCDFCCDKPKFGGSNQKRQKCRWRQCLQFAMKRLLPSVWAGSEDGSEPPPPYPRRKRPGSARRPRLGQTLKPPLATPTARRDHTQTSMKQETGGGFVLPPPGTDLVFLREGASSPVQVPGPAPASTEALLQEAQCPGLSWVVALPQVKQEKADAQEDWTPGTAILTSPVLLPGCPSKTVDPGLPAVKQEPPDPEEDKEENKDDSASDLAPEEEAGGAGTPVITEIFSLGGTRLRDTAVWLPRSKDLKKPGARKQ, from the exons ATGGCTGAGGACTGGCTGGACTGCccggccctgggccctggctggAAGCGCCGTGAGGTCTTTCGAAAGTCAGGTGCCACCTGCGGACGCTCAGACACCTATTACCAGAG CCCCACAGGAGACAGGATCCGAAGCAAAGTTGAGCTCACCCGATACCTGGGCCCTGCGTGCGACCTCTCTCTCTTTGACTTCAAACAAGGCATCTTGTGCTATCCAGCCCCCAAG GCCCATTCCTTGGCTGTCCCCAGCAGGAAGCGGAAGAAGCCTTCAAAGCCAGCCAAGGCTCGGAAACGTCAGGTTGGCCCCCAAAAGAGTGAGGTCAGGAAGGAGACCCCAAGGGATGAGACCAAGGCTGACGCTAACCCAGCCCCAGCTTCACTTCCTGCACCTGG GTGCTGTGAGAACTGTGGAATCAGCTTCTCAGGGGATGGTACCCGAAGGCAGAGGCTCAAGACTTTGTGCAAGGACTGCCGAG cacagagaattgCTTTCAACCGGGAGCAGAGGATGTTTAAG CGTGTGGGCTGTGGGGAGTGCACAGCCTGCCAGGTAACAGAAGACTGTGGGGCCTGCTCCACCTGCCTTCTGCAGTTGCCCCATGACGTGGCATCGGGGCTGTTCTGCAAGTGTGAGCAAAGACGGTGCCTCCGGATTGTGGAAAGG AGCCGAGGATGTGGAGTATGCCGGGGCTGTCAGACCCGAGAGGACTGTGGGCGTTGTCGAGTCTGCCTTCGCCCTCCCCGCCCTGGTCTCAGGCGCCAGTGGAAGTGCGTCCAGCGGCGTTGCTTACGG CACCTTGCCCATCGCCTCCGTCGCCACCATCAGCGATGTCAACGACGCCCTTCCCTAGCTGTGGCTCCCCCTGCT gGTAAACATGGCCGCCGCAGGGGAGGCTGTGACTCCAAGGTAGCTCCACGGCGGCGGTCCCGAGCACAGCCACTGCCTCCGCTTCTCCCGTCACAGCCTCCAGAGTCTCCAGAGCTG CACCCCAGAACCCTGGCCCCCTCGCCACGTGCCGAATTCATCTATTACTGTGTAGACGAGGACGAGCTA CCTTATACGAACCGCCGGCAGAATCGCAAGTGTGGGGCCTGTACAGCCTGCCTGCGGCGGATGGACTGTGGCCACTGTGACTTCTGCTGTGACAAGCCCAAATTTGGGGGCAGCAACCAGAAGCGCCAGAAATGTCGTTGGCGCCAATGCCTGCAGTTTGCTATG AAGCGGCTGCTGCCAAGTGTCTGGGCAGGGTCTGAGGATGGGTCAGAGCCGCCCCCACCTTACCCTCGTCGAAAAAGGCCTGGCTCTGCTCGAAGGCCTCGTCTGGGTCAGACCTTGAAGCCTCccttggccacacctacagcccGACGAGACCATACCCAGACTTCAATGAAGCAGGAAACGGGCGGTGGCTTTGTGCTGCCCCCACCTGGCACTGACCTTGTGTTCTTACGGGAGGGTGCAAGCAGTCCTGTGCAGGTGCCTGGCCCAGCTCCAGCTTCCACAGAAGCTTTGTTGCAG GAGGCCCAGTGCCCTGGCCTGAGTTGGGTTGTGGCCTTACCCCAGGTGAAGCAAGAGAAGGCGGATGCCCAGGAAGACTGGACACCGGGCACAGCCATCCTGACTTCTCCTGTATTGCTGCCGGGCTGCCCCAGCAAG ACAGTAGATCCAGGCCTTCCAGCTGTGAAGCAAGAGCCACCTGACCCTGAGGAGGACAAGGAGGAGAACAAGGATGACTCTGCCTCTGACTTGGCcccagaggaggaggcaggaggggctggcACGCCCGTG ATCACGGAGATTTTCAGCCTGGGTGGAACCCGCCTCCGGGACACAGCAGTCTGGTTGCCAAG